Proteins encoded within one genomic window of Streptomyces profundus:
- a CDS encoding beta-ketoacyl synthase N-terminal-like domain-containing protein, which produces MSDPLRPDEIRSLMEDQLRLTHRLRARIAELESDHHAPVAVVGMGLRLPPAINSPEAYWEFLCGTDSALARVPDDRPGLSAVYDPVPGRSGRSYVDRAAFLDRIADFDAGFFGISRREARLLDPQQRMLLETGWEALERAGIAVRRSDRLDVGIYLGMMTSEYSERNEDRSDMSRIDPYYITGGGLSFGAGRISHLLGFSGPVMGVETACSSSLTTLHLAVQGLRRRECRYALAGGANLLLSASLMVSLCQTRALSPDGRSKSFLAGADGYGRGEGIGMVALMRLDDAEAEGRPVLAVIRGTAVNHDGAATGLTAPNGPAQQEVIRAALADARVDPAEVGFVEAHGTGTILGDPIEIGALDGVLGEAVRRRGTPLSIGSVKSRIGHLEGASGIASVMKTVLMLQHGVIPAAADPDDGELNPHIPWRRLGFDVPRAARPWPEGLARRVAGVNSFGMSGTNVHAVLEAHQPAPADTDTDTPPASREPELLTLSAKDHEALDRLADQVGALLRGAEDGRLADLCHTLRAGRAAFPHRLAVTGTTAGGLADALADWRATAAPVVPSAAGQARSAGAAPQPPRPELHVSGQDSRLAEVLDALTAAHPDLAEPGAAPRDPAGRLRAMLDRLGVRTRPGEDGGRAAADTAAVRVELRWEGEGARHTLPLAGDRPQDAPALLHTALATLFAQGADLRLAALRAPGARFTGGLPTYPFRRRRYWIDEPTGDAPRTDAPDAAAPADAVPDLAALNAYLMDQLRDVLQADELDPGLSFLDVGGDSFISTLFITRVEERHEVGLTADQLSLDMPLRDLMGKLAESILAAASGATPDGPAVTG; this is translated from the coding sequence ATGAGTGACCCCTTGAGGCCCGATGAGATCCGCTCGCTGATGGAGGACCAGCTGAGGCTCACCCACCGGCTGCGGGCGAGGATCGCCGAACTGGAGAGCGACCACCACGCCCCGGTGGCTGTCGTCGGCATGGGGCTGCGACTCCCGCCGGCCATCAACTCGCCCGAGGCGTACTGGGAGTTCCTGTGCGGTACCGACTCCGCGCTGGCCCGGGTGCCGGATGACCGGCCCGGCCTGAGCGCGGTGTACGACCCGGTGCCCGGCCGGAGCGGACGCTCCTATGTCGACCGGGCCGCGTTCCTGGACCGCATAGCGGACTTCGACGCGGGATTCTTCGGGATCTCCCGGCGGGAGGCCCGGCTCCTCGACCCGCAGCAGCGGATGCTGCTGGAGACCGGCTGGGAGGCCCTGGAGCGGGCCGGCATCGCGGTCCGCCGCTCGGACCGCCTCGACGTCGGCATCTACCTCGGGATGATGACCTCCGAGTACAGCGAGCGGAACGAGGACCGCTCGGACATGTCCCGGATCGACCCGTACTACATCACCGGCGGCGGGCTGAGCTTCGGCGCCGGACGGATCAGCCACCTGCTGGGCTTCTCCGGCCCGGTCATGGGGGTGGAGACAGCCTGCTCCTCCTCCCTGACCACCCTGCATCTCGCCGTCCAGGGCCTGCGCCGCCGGGAGTGCCGCTACGCCCTGGCCGGCGGTGCCAACCTGCTGCTCTCCGCCAGCCTGATGGTCTCGCTGTGCCAGACCCGGGCCCTCTCCCCTGACGGGCGCTCCAAGTCCTTCCTGGCCGGCGCCGACGGCTACGGGCGCGGCGAGGGCATCGGCATGGTGGCGCTGATGCGGCTGGACGACGCCGAGGCCGAGGGCCGCCCGGTGCTCGCGGTGATCCGGGGGACGGCCGTCAACCACGACGGCGCCGCCACCGGTCTGACGGCCCCGAACGGCCCGGCGCAGCAGGAGGTGATCCGGGCGGCGCTGGCCGACGCCCGGGTGGACCCGGCCGAGGTCGGCTTCGTCGAGGCCCATGGCACCGGCACGATACTCGGCGACCCGATCGAGATCGGCGCCCTGGACGGGGTGCTCGGCGAGGCGGTCCGGCGGCGCGGCACGCCGCTGTCCATCGGCAGCGTCAAGTCCCGGATCGGGCACCTGGAGGGGGCCTCCGGCATCGCCTCCGTGATGAAGACCGTGCTGATGCTCCAGCACGGGGTGATTCCCGCCGCCGCCGACCCCGACGACGGCGAGCTGAACCCCCATATTCCGTGGCGGCGGCTGGGCTTCGACGTTCCCCGGGCCGCCCGGCCCTGGCCGGAGGGCCTGGCCCGCCGGGTGGCGGGCGTCAACTCCTTCGGCATGAGCGGCACCAATGTGCACGCCGTGCTGGAGGCGCACCAACCCGCCCCGGCGGATACGGACACGGATACGCCACCCGCCTCGCGCGAGCCCGAGCTGCTCACCCTGTCCGCCAAGGACCACGAGGCGCTGGACCGGCTCGCCGACCAGGTCGGGGCCCTGCTCCGCGGGGCCGAGGACGGGCGGCTCGCGGACCTGTGCCACACCCTGCGTGCCGGGCGGGCGGCCTTCCCGCACCGGTTGGCCGTCACCGGCACCACGGCCGGGGGGCTGGCCGACGCGCTCGCCGACTGGCGCGCCACGGCGGCCCCGGTCGTCCCGAGCGCGGCCGGGCAGGCGCGTTCGGCGGGCGCCGCCCCCCAACCGCCCCGCCCCGAGCTGCATGTCTCGGGCCAGGACAGCCGGCTGGCGGAAGTCCTCGACGCGCTGACCGCCGCCCACCCCGACCTGGCAGAGCCGGGGGCCGCGCCCCGGGACCCGGCCGGACGGCTCCGCGCGATGCTGGATCGGCTGGGCGTGCGGACCCGCCCGGGAGAGGACGGCGGCCGGGCGGCGGCCGACACCGCCGCCGTCCGGGTCGAGCTCCGCTGGGAGGGGGAGGGCGCCCGGCACACCCTGCCCCTCGCCGGGGACCGTCCCCAGGACGCCCCCGCGCTGCTGCACACCGCGCTGGCCACCCTGTTCGCTCAGGGAGCCGACCTGCGGCTGGCCGCCCTGCGCGCCCCGGGCGCCCGCTTCACCGGAGGGCTGCCCACCTATCCCTTCCGCCGCCGCAGGTACTGGATCGACGAGCCGACCGGCGACGCGCCCCGCACGGACGCCCCCGACGCCGCCGCGCCGGCCGACGCGGTACCGGACCTGGCCGCGCTCAACGCCTATCTGATGGACCAGCTCCGGGATGTCCTCCAGGCCGACGAGCTCGACCCCGGGCTCTCCTTCCTCGACGTGGGCGGCGACTCCTTCATCTCGACGCTGTTCATCACCCGGGTGGAGGAGCGCCACGAGGTCGGCCTCACCGCCGACCAGCTCTCCCTGGACATGCCGCTGCGCGACCTGATGGGCAAGCTCGCCGAGTCCATCCTGGCGGCGGCGTCCGGGGCCACCCCGGACGGACCGGCGGTGACCGGATGA